From the genome of Motacilla alba alba isolate MOTALB_02 chromosome 13, Motacilla_alba_V1.0_pri, whole genome shotgun sequence, one region includes:
- the IL17B gene encoding interleukin-17B → MERAPNLLLLCIFTFAMVLVPEAKDQSKAAKGRRRGLARAPTAPPAPAWAPEEPYTSMAEYERSIQDMVRQLRNGSEPGDTKCQLNLRLWRSNRRSLSPWAYRINHDATRIPADIPEARCLCSGCINPFSMQEDRSMASVPIYSRLPVRRLLCPARPGHGPSGKKCHKKYQMVMETIAVGCTCIF, encoded by the exons ATGGAGCGGGCTCCAAACCTG ctgctcctctgcatcTTCACCTTCGCCATGGTCCTGGTTCCCGAAGCCAAGGACCAGAGCAAGGCAGCcaagggcaggagaaggggcCTGGCACGGGCACCAACAGCCCCCCCTGCCCCGGCCTGGGCCCCGGAGGAGCCCTACACCAGCATGGCAGAGTACGAGCGCAGCATCCAGGACATGGTGCGCCAGCTGAGGAACGGCTCCGAGCCGGGGGACACCAAGTGCCAGCTGAACCTGAGGCTCTGGAGGTCCAACCGGAGGAGCCTGTCCCCCTGGGCCTACAG GATAAACCACGACGCCACACGGATCCCAGCAGACATCCCCGAGGCGCGGTGCCTGTGCAGCGGCTGCATCAACCCCTTCAGCATGCAGGAGGACCGCAGCATGGCCAGCGTGCCCATCTACAGCCGCCTGCCCGTGCGCCGCCTgctctgcccggcccggccgggccaCGGGCCCTCGGGCAAGAAGTGCCACAAGAAGTACCAGATGGTGATGGAGACCATCGCCGTGGGCTGCACCTGCATCTTCTGA